Proteins co-encoded in one Dasypus novemcinctus isolate mDasNov1 chromosome 18, mDasNov1.1.hap2, whole genome shotgun sequence genomic window:
- the NRN1L gene encoding neuritin-like protein isoform X1, with amino-acid sequence MRCCCCCHHCRRPPRALALLLVLPLAAAAGPGRCDTIYQGFAECLIRLGDGMGRGGELETVCRSWNDFHACAWRVLSGCPEEAAAVWESLQQEARRAPHPDNLHALCGAPVRVRERGAGPETNQETLRATAPAAAATPAPALLAAALALACLLGPLA; translated from the exons atgcgctgctgctgctgctgccaccactgccGCCGGCCGCCCCGCGCACTGGCGCTGCTGCTAGTGCTGCCACTTG CAGCCGCAGCGGGCCCTGGCCGCTGTGACACTATATACCAGGGCTTTGCCGAGTGTCTCATCCGCTTGGGGGACGGCATGGGCCGCGGAGGCGAGCTGGAGACGGTCTGCAG GTCCTGGAATGACTTCCACGCCTGCGCTTGGCGAGTCCTGTCAGGCTGCCCGGAGGAGGCGGCCGCAGTGTGGGAGTCACTGCAACAAGAGGCTCGCCGTGCCCCACACCCGGATAACTTGCACGCTCTGTGTGGCGCCCCGGTGCGCGTCCGGGAGCGCGGCGCTGGCCCCGAGACCAACCAGGAGACGCTCCGGGCGACGGCTCCCGCGGCCGCCGCGACCCCAGCCCCCGCGCTGCTGGCGGCCGCCCTGGCGCTCGCTTGCCTCCTGGGGCCTCTGGCCTAG
- the NRN1L gene encoding neuritin-like protein isoform X2: MRCCCCCHHCRRPPRALALLLVLPLALVPPLAAAAAGPGRCDTIYQGFAECLIRLGDGMGRGGELETVCRSWNDFHACAWRVLSGCPEEAAAVWESLQQEARRAPHPDNLHALCGAPVRVRERGAGPETNQETLRATAPAAAATPAPALLAAALALACLLGPLA; this comes from the exons atgcgctgctgctgctgctgccaccactgccGCCGGCCGCCCCGCGCACTGGCGCTGCTGCTAGTGCTGCCACTTG cccttgTTCCTCCCCTGGCAGCAGCCGCAGCGGGCCCTGGCCGCTGTGACACTATATACCAGGGCTTTGCCGAGTGTCTCATCCGCTTGGGGGACGGCATGGGCCGCGGAGGCGAGCTGGAGACGGTCTGCAG GTCCTGGAATGACTTCCACGCCTGCGCTTGGCGAGTCCTGTCAGGCTGCCCGGAGGAGGCGGCCGCAGTGTGGGAGTCACTGCAACAAGAGGCTCGCCGTGCCCCACACCCGGATAACTTGCACGCTCTGTGTGGCGCCCCGGTGCGCGTCCGGGAGCGCGGCGCTGGCCCCGAGACCAACCAGGAGACGCTCCGGGCGACGGCTCCCGCGGCCGCCGCGACCCCAGCCCCCGCGCTGCTGGCGGCCGCCCTGGCGCTCGCTTGCCTCCTGGGGCCTCTGGCCTAG